The genomic region TGGTTCCCGAGGACCGGCTCCACGAGGGGTGTGTGCCGCCCCTGCGGGTGGCCGACAACCTGTTCCTCGGCCGGCTCGAACGGTTCCGCCGCTACGGGGTGCTCCTGGACCGGCGGGCCCAGGACCCCGCCCCGGGGGGGGGCTCGGGGCCCCGGGGCCCCGATGTCGGCACTGTCCGGCGGCAACCAGCAGAAGGTCGTGCTGGCACGGGAGTTGGCGCTCGACCCGCTGATCTGCCTGGCCGCGGCCCAGCCCACCCGCGGCCTGGACATCGGAGCGGTGGGCGCGGTGCACTCCCGTATCCGTGGCGCGGCCGCGTCGGGGACCGGCGTGCTGGGGGACCCCCGCCCCCGCCCTTCGCCCGGCACGCGCCCGGGTCGTCCCCGTCCTGACGCACCCCGTCGCCGTCGGAGTCCTCGCGGTCCTGCTCGCCGGCGCGGTCGGGCTCGGCCTCGTGAAGGGTGCCGGGACAGAGCCCTCGATCGCCTGGGACGCTCTCGTCGAGGGCATGTTCGGATCGCCTTACGCCGTCGGGAGTTCCCTCAACTCGGCCGCCGTACTGGCCCTCATCGCCACCGGGTTCACCGTCGCCCACCGTGCGGGACTGGTGAATGTCGGCGGCGAGGGGCAGTTGTGCGCCGGAGGCCTCGCTGCCGCGGCCGTGGGAATGACGCTGCCCGCGGGTGTCCCGGCCGCGCTCGGTGTGCCGATGGTCCTCGTGGCGGGATGCCTGGCGGGCGGCGTCTGGGCCGGCATCGCCGGCCTGCTGCGGGCGAAGAGGGGCACCAGCGAGGTCATCACGACGCTGCTGCTCAACTTCGTCGGCGTGGGACTGGTCTCGGTGGCCGTCCACGAGGAGGCGCTGCTGCGCCAGCCCGTGACCTCGTCCGAGACGC from Streptomyces sp. QL37 harbors:
- a CDS encoding ABC transporter permease; the encoded protein is MARPRRGPACWGTPAPALRPARARVVPVLTHPVAVGVLAVLLAGAVGLGLVKGAGTEPSIAWDALVEGMFGSPYAVGSSLNSAAVLALIATGFTVAHRAGLVNVGGEGQLCAGGLAAAAVGMTLPAGVPAALGVPMVLVAGCLAGGVWAGIAGLLRAKRGTSEVITTLLLNFVGVGLVSVAVHEEALLRQPVTSSETLPQSAPLPEGARLPLIGGIESPATAIVVIAAVAAVVTGVVLRHTAVGLRLRSVGHSPAASARLGLPVAGLETGSLAFAGAAAGLAGAALVAAAPYVLAEHFSSGYGFSGLVVGLLARGSLTAVAAVSLLFGFLTNGGINLQLAAGVPASSVQIVQSLLVLFVAAAMFGTTRNGRAS